From a region of the Pan paniscus chromosome 19, NHGRI_mPanPan1-v2.0_pri, whole genome shotgun sequence genome:
- the LOC117976602 gene encoding small ribosomal subunit protein uS8-like has protein sequence MVRMNVLADALKSINNAEKRGKRQVLIRPCSKVIVRFLTVMMKHGYIGEFEIIDDHRAGKIVVNLTGRLNKCGVISPRFDVQLKDLKKWQNNLLPSRQFGFIVLTTSAGIMDHEEARRKHTGGKILGFFF, from the coding sequence ATGGTGCGCATGAATGTCCTGGCAGATGCTCTCAAGAGTATCAACAATGCCGAAAAGAGAGGCAAGCGCCAGGTGCTTATTAGGCCGTGCTCCAAAGTCATCGTCCGGTTTCTCACTGTGATGATGAAGCATGGTTACATTGGCGAATTTGAAATCATTGATGACCACAGAGCTGGGAAAATTGTTGTGAACCTCACAGGCAGGCTAAACAAGTGTGGGGTGATCAGCCCCAGATTTGACGTGCAACTCAAAGACCTGAAAAAATGGCAGAATAATCTGCTTCCATCCCGCCAGTTTGGTTTCATTGTACTGACAACCTCAGCTGGCATCATGGACCATGAAGAAGCAAGACGAAAACACACAGGAGGGAAAATCCTGGGATTCTTTTTCTAG